A region from the Pseudomonas promysalinigenes genome encodes:
- a CDS encoding MFS transporter: MSVQELPPLAASKGAVAKMEAAMALGSFAIGTGEFAIMGLMPDIASNLHLTEPQVGHAISAYALGVVVGAPTLAILGAKLLRKHMLLLLMALYAIGNLATAFAPSFTSMVAFRFISGLPHGAYFGIAAVVAASMVASDQRAGAVARVMMGLTLAMLLGNPVATFLGQFFGWRSAFVLVGAIALCTIGLVWRYVPQPHDEPRSDPRKELKAFTLPQVWMALGIAAIGFAGMFCVFSYLAPTMLQVTQVGPEWIPFGLAAFGAGGIIGNIAGGKLFDRLQFRAVGIVLVWSAAVLLVFSFAAQALWSVLLGIGLVGTMIALAAPLQIRLMDIAHEAPSLAAASNHAAFNLANALGPWFGGMAISAGLGWTSTGYIGAATAVAGLLIYCVARRMKGGH, from the coding sequence ATGTCTGTTCAGGAACTACCGCCGCTGGCCGCTTCCAAGGGCGCCGTCGCCAAGATGGAGGCTGCGATGGCGCTGGGCAGCTTCGCCATCGGCACGGGCGAATTTGCCATTATGGGGCTGATGCCTGACATCGCCAGCAACCTGCATCTGACCGAGCCACAAGTCGGCCATGCCATCAGTGCTTATGCCTTGGGTGTGGTGGTCGGCGCCCCGACCTTGGCGATTCTCGGCGCCAAGCTGCTGCGCAAGCACATGCTGTTGTTGCTGATGGCGCTGTATGCCATCGGCAACCTGGCCACGGCCTTTGCTCCATCGTTCACAAGCATGGTTGCCTTTCGCTTCATCAGCGGCCTGCCCCATGGCGCTTATTTCGGCATCGCTGCGGTGGTCGCGGCAAGCATGGTGGCGAGCGACCAACGCGCTGGGGCAGTCGCCCGGGTGATGATGGGCCTGACCTTGGCAATGCTGCTGGGCAACCCGGTCGCGACCTTCCTCGGCCAGTTTTTCGGATGGCGCTCGGCGTTCGTGCTGGTTGGCGCCATCGCCTTGTGCACCATCGGCTTGGTTTGGCGCTATGTGCCGCAACCTCACGATGAGCCGCGCAGCGACCCGCGCAAAGAGCTCAAAGCGTTCACCCTGCCCCAGGTTTGGATGGCACTGGGCATCGCAGCGATCGGCTTTGCCGGCATGTTCTGTGTGTTCAGCTATCTGGCACCGACCATGCTTCAGGTCACCCAAGTGGGGCCAGAGTGGATACCCTTCGGCCTGGCAGCGTTCGGTGCAGGGGGCATCATCGGCAACATTGCCGGCGGCAAGCTGTTCGACCGCCTGCAATTCCGCGCCGTAGGCATTGTGCTGGTGTGGTCGGCTGCTGTGCTGCTGGTGTTCAGCTTCGCAGCCCAAGCCTTGTGGTCGGTGCTACTGGGCATCGGCCTGGTGGGCACCATGATCGCCCTGGCCGCACCGCTGCAGATCCGCCTGATGGATATTGCCCATGAAGCGCCAAGCCTGGCTGCCGCCTCCAACCATGCCGCCTTCAACCTGGCCAATGCCCTGGGCCCTTGGTTTGGTGGTATGGCCATCAGTGCTGGCCTAGGCTGGACCAGCACAGGCTACATCGGAGCCGCTACCGCGGTGGCCGGGCTGCTGATCTACTGTGTAGCGCGGCGCATGAAAGGCGGGCATTGA
- a CDS encoding APC family permease — protein sequence MHTTTTTAQHQHPCSNPVASRFRKSMGMTALVLFGLAYMVPLAVFTTYGLVTQMTKGHLPIAYVLTLAAMLLTAYSYGRMVQAHPYSGSVYTYTRKAFGSHFGFIAGWTLLLDYIFLPLLSYLLIGIYMSEYFPAIHAWVWVAGSIALVTFLNLIGIESITRVNWILVVAQLVFIVVFVALSIRQLDDQAAPVSLLAPFHHDGFSVPLIMTGAAVLCLSFLGFDAVSTMAEETTDPTRRIPQAIMAVSLIGGLLFLVVSYFAQMVFPDWASFADPDSASVDVMRRVGGEMLVTAFTATYVAGCFASAMVSQASVSRVLFAMGRDGALPRVFGRLVSKKRVPATAIMLVSVLSLIALFITLDTVANMISFGALFAFSAVNLAVLKHYLIDQKLRGMRNYLWYGAIPALGFLSTIWLWTSLSSMSFTIGLCWMGVGLLCLLGLTKAFTVKLPDLQMAE from the coding sequence ATGCATACAACAACAACTACAGCCCAGCACCAGCACCCTTGCTCCAACCCAGTTGCAAGCCGCTTCAGAAAATCCATGGGCATGACCGCGCTGGTGCTGTTCGGTCTGGCCTACATGGTCCCCCTTGCGGTCTTCACGACCTATGGGTTGGTCACCCAGATGACCAAAGGGCACCTGCCCATCGCCTACGTTCTGACCCTCGCCGCCATGCTCTTGACCGCCTACAGCTATGGCCGCATGGTCCAGGCGCACCCTTACTCCGGGTCTGTTTACACCTACACCCGCAAGGCATTCGGTAGCCACTTCGGCTTCATCGCTGGCTGGACTTTGCTGCTGGACTACATCTTCCTACCCTTGCTCAGTTACCTGTTGATCGGCATTTACATGTCTGAGTATTTCCCTGCAATTCATGCCTGGGTTTGGGTGGCAGGTTCCATAGCGCTGGTGACCTTTCTCAACCTGATCGGCATCGAGTCCATCACTCGGGTCAACTGGATCCTGGTCGTGGCGCAATTGGTGTTCATCGTGGTGTTCGTCGCGCTGTCGATCCGTCAGCTCGACGACCAGGCGGCGCCAGTTTCACTGCTGGCGCCGTTTCACCACGACGGTTTCAGCGTGCCGTTGATCATGACCGGGGCGGCGGTGCTGTGCCTGTCGTTCCTGGGCTTCGATGCCGTGTCGACCATGGCCGAGGAAACCACTGACCCGACAAGGCGTATCCCCCAGGCGATCATGGCTGTGTCGCTGATTGGCGGTTTGCTGTTTCTCGTGGTGTCGTACTTCGCCCAGATGGTGTTCCCCGACTGGGCAAGCTTCGCCGACCCGGACTCGGCCTCGGTGGACGTGATGCGCCGTGTGGGTGGGGAAATGCTGGTTACCGCGTTCACCGCAACCTACGTGGCGGGCTGTTTCGCATCGGCCATGGTGTCACAGGCCAGCGTGTCCCGAGTGTTGTTCGCCATGGGCCGCGATGGCGCGCTGCCACGGGTGTTTGGCCGATTGGTCAGCAAAAAGCGCGTGCCGGCAACGGCGATCATGCTGGTCAGTGTGCTCTCGCTGATAGCGCTGTTCATCACCCTGGATACTGTGGCCAACATGATCAGTTTTGGCGCCCTGTTCGCGTTTTCGGCAGTGAACCTTGCTGTGCTCAAGCACTACCTGATCGACCAGAAATTGCGCGGCATGCGTAATTACCTGTGGTACGGCGCCATCCCGGCACTTGGGTTTCTCAGCACGATCTGGTTGTGGACCAGCTTGTCGAGCATGTCCTTCACCATCGGGCTGTGCTGGATGGGTGTGGGCTTGCTTTGCCTGCTGGGCCTGACCAAGGCTTTCACGGTCAAGCTGCCAGACTTGCAGATGGCGGAATAA
- a CDS encoding aldehyde dehydrogenase — MFDLGYWQQRAAGLSLRDKALIDGRQVGAASGATFDAINPATEQVLARVAGCEQAEVDMAVKAARKAFEQGPWPRMAPAERKKVLLRLAELIMAHREELALLDSLNMGKPVMDAYNIDVPGSAHVFAWYGEALDKLYDQVAPTAANALATITREALGVVAAVVPWNFPLDMAAWKLAPALAAGNSVVLKPAEQSPFSALRLGELALEAGLPEGVLNVVPGLGETAGRALGLHADVDCLVFTGSTQVGKYFMQYSAQSNLKQVWLECGGKSPNLVFADCQDLDLAAEKAAFGIFFNQGEVCSANSRLYVQRAIHDEFIELLQAKARQWQPGNPLDPASRAGAIVDAEQASRIARAIGLASEQGARLVCGGQRLTIGASNNFIEPTIFADVDQRMSLAREEVFGPVLAVSTFDSEEQAIGLANDSIYGLAASVWSDDLNRAHRVARALKAGTVSVNTVDALDVTVPFGGGKQSGFGRDLSLHSFDKYSQLKTTWYQLRG, encoded by the coding sequence ATGTTCGATCTGGGATACTGGCAACAGCGCGCTGCGGGCCTGAGCCTGCGGGACAAGGCTCTGATCGATGGGCGCCAGGTCGGTGCGGCCAGCGGTGCCACCTTCGATGCGATCAACCCTGCCACTGAGCAGGTACTGGCTCGTGTGGCTGGGTGTGAACAGGCCGAAGTCGACATGGCCGTCAAAGCGGCGCGCAAGGCGTTCGAGCAGGGGCCGTGGCCACGCATGGCGCCCGCCGAGCGCAAGAAAGTGCTGCTGCGCCTGGCCGAGCTGATCATGGCTCATCGTGAAGAGCTGGCGCTGTTGGACTCGCTGAACATGGGCAAGCCGGTCATGGATGCCTACAACATCGATGTGCCGGGCTCGGCCCACGTCTTTGCCTGGTATGGCGAGGCGCTCGACAAACTCTACGATCAGGTTGCGCCCACCGCTGCCAATGCCTTGGCCACCATTACCCGTGAAGCCTTGGGTGTGGTCGCTGCCGTAGTACCGTGGAACTTCCCGCTCGATATGGCCGCGTGGAAGCTGGCCCCAGCGTTGGCTGCAGGCAATAGCGTCGTACTCAAGCCGGCAGAGCAGTCGCCGTTTTCTGCGTTGCGCCTGGGCGAGCTGGCACTTGAGGCAGGCTTGCCGGAGGGTGTGCTCAACGTGGTCCCGGGGCTTGGCGAAACGGCAGGCCGCGCGCTGGGGTTGCACGCTGACGTGGATTGCCTGGTATTCACCGGCTCCACTCAGGTGGGCAAATACTTCATGCAGTACTCGGCGCAGTCCAACCTCAAGCAAGTGTGGCTGGAATGCGGCGGCAAGAGCCCGAATCTGGTATTCGCCGACTGCCAAGATCTGGACCTGGCCGCCGAAAAGGCAGCTTTTGGTATTTTCTTCAACCAAGGCGAAGTGTGCTCGGCCAATTCGCGGTTGTATGTACAGCGGGCGATCCATGACGAGTTCATCGAGTTGCTCCAGGCCAAGGCCCGCCAGTGGCAACCAGGCAATCCGCTGGATCCGGCCAGCCGCGCAGGCGCTATTGTCGATGCCGAGCAGGCCAGCCGTATCGCCCGCGCCATCGGCTTGGCCAGCGAGCAGGGGGCGCGCCTGGTGTGTGGTGGGCAGCGCCTGACCATCGGCGCTTCCAACAACTTCATCGAGCCGACCATCTTCGCCGATGTGGACCAACGCATGAGTTTGGCCAGGGAAGAGGTCTTCGGCCCTGTGCTTGCGGTGAGCACGTTTGATAGCGAAGAGCAGGCCATTGGCCTTGCCAATGACAGCATCTACGGCCTGGCGGCCTCGGTATGGAGCGATGACCTGAACCGCGCGCACCGGGTTGCGCGGGCGCTGAAGGCTGGCACGGTATCGGTCAACACAGTGGATGCCCTGGATGTGACGGTGCCCTTCGGCGGTGGCAAACAGTCCGGGTTCGGCCGCGACCTTTCGTTGCACTCGTTCGACAAGTATTCGCAGTTGAAGACTACCTGGTACCAACTGCGTGGCTGA
- a CDS encoding peroxiredoxin produces MIQLGEHLPDSTLYAYSNGDGACPIGPDAFSVRERCKNKSVVIFGLPGAFTPTCSERHVPGYVAQAQALFAAGVDEILCVSVNDAFVMNAWGNSLQVGDAVQMIGDGNGEFSAALGLSQDLSARGMGRRSLRYALWVVDGVVKHIAVEAPGKFEVSDAASTLAAIR; encoded by the coding sequence ATGATTCAGCTCGGCGAACACCTGCCCGATTCCACGCTGTACGCATACAGCAATGGTGATGGCGCCTGCCCGATCGGCCCAGATGCCTTTTCGGTACGCGAACGCTGCAAGAACAAAAGTGTGGTGATTTTTGGTTTACCCGGCGCCTTCACCCCCACGTGCTCCGAGCGACATGTGCCAGGTTACGTAGCGCAGGCACAGGCACTGTTCGCAGCTGGCGTCGACGAGATTCTGTGTGTGTCGGTCAACGATGCATTCGTCATGAATGCCTGGGGCAACAGCCTGCAGGTGGGCGATGCGGTGCAGATGATCGGCGACGGCAACGGCGAATTCAGCGCTGCGCTAGGGCTGAGCCAGGATCTCTCGGCGCGGGGGATGGGGCGCCGTTCACTGCGCTATGCGCTGTGGGTGGTCGACGGTGTGGTCAAACATATTGCAGTGGAGGCGCCTGGCAAGTTCGAGGTCAGCGACGCGGCCAGTACACTGGCTGCGATACGCTGA
- a CDS encoding HWE histidine kinase domain-containing protein, whose protein sequence is MPFDPQINLTNCDREPIQIPGSIQPHGCLLACDASATVVLRHSVNLPTMLGLTCAINGQQLSALLGHEVAHTLRNSLARTREGARPSQTFSVVLPSGRTFDVSTHLFKGSAIIEFEPAGAGIAEPIEMARTLIAQLREVDQPLKLFRDAARFVRAVLGYDRVMIYQLGSDGAGKVVAEAKRGDLESFLGQYFPGSDIPQQARALYLRNPIRVISDVAYQRVAIDPVLDPSGEPLDLSYAHLRSVSPVHCEYLTNMGVGASMSISVIVDGALWGLIACHHYSPRSLSMGQRVAAEMFGEFFSLHIQTLRTREHLSAAVNVHKALDALLSDANRTANIETFFQSRLGEFQSLIPCDGIGMSIQGRWVSNGLTPPHAAIADLLALAQSIAAGKTWASNRLSMTHPAAQQYATQASGVLIIPMSQTPRDYLMLFRKEVVETLDWAGDPNKTYETGALGDRLTPRKSFAIWKETVHQQSVPWSEQDRQFGEAIRKAIVEVVLHNTELLANERSKADIRQRMLNEELNHRVKNILSLIGALVAHPVSEQQSIKDYVANLKGRIHALSLAHDQVVRGDGGGRLATLLDAELSPYRTSAGAIELIGPNVILDARAYSVMALVLHELATNAAKYGALSRAGGKLSVTWELDAGQACDITWREYHGPTVLAPRRTGFGTVLIDRSIPFDLGGTSRVEYLPEGLQGFFKIPSRHLSLSTDPESPCPVTQLAQESNVLAAYNDACVLILEDQLVIAVGLEQILNDAQVTDVITAGSESEAMKVLASRTPDVAILDINLGTGTSVNVADELARRGVPFVFATGYGDGASIAQHLQHVKVIRKPYDANTILASLQELLAP, encoded by the coding sequence ATGCCCTTCGACCCCCAGATCAATCTGACCAACTGTGATCGAGAGCCAATCCAAATCCCTGGCAGCATTCAGCCCCACGGCTGTTTGCTGGCCTGCGATGCCTCAGCGACCGTGGTACTGCGCCATTCGGTAAATCTGCCGACAATGCTCGGCTTGACCTGTGCAATCAATGGTCAGCAACTGAGCGCCCTGCTCGGCCACGAGGTGGCACACACCCTGCGTAATTCGCTCGCCCGCACCCGTGAGGGCGCACGCCCCTCGCAGACCTTCAGCGTGGTGCTGCCGTCGGGCCGCACGTTCGATGTCTCGACCCATTTATTCAAGGGCAGCGCAATCATCGAGTTCGAGCCCGCTGGCGCCGGCATCGCCGAGCCCATCGAAATGGCACGTACGCTCATTGCTCAATTGCGTGAGGTTGACCAGCCACTGAAACTGTTCCGAGATGCCGCCCGGTTCGTGCGTGCGGTGCTCGGTTATGACCGGGTGATGATTTACCAGCTGGGAAGTGACGGTGCCGGCAAGGTTGTGGCCGAAGCCAAGCGCGGCGACCTGGAAAGCTTCCTCGGCCAGTACTTCCCCGGGTCCGATATTCCCCAACAGGCCCGCGCCCTTTACCTGCGCAACCCGATCCGGGTCATTTCCGACGTCGCTTACCAGCGCGTTGCGATCGACCCGGTGTTGGATCCATCCGGCGAACCCTTAGACCTTTCCTACGCTCACTTGCGGAGCGTGTCACCGGTGCACTGTGAATACCTGACCAACATGGGCGTCGGCGCATCCATGTCGATTTCGGTGATCGTCGATGGCGCACTATGGGGGCTGATCGCCTGCCACCATTACTCACCCCGTTCGCTGAGCATGGGGCAACGGGTAGCGGCCGAAATGTTCGGTGAGTTCTTCTCGCTGCACATACAGACGCTGCGTACCCGTGAACACCTGAGCGCGGCGGTCAACGTCCACAAGGCGCTGGATGCGTTGCTCAGCGATGCCAACCGTACTGCGAACATCGAGACCTTCTTCCAGTCGCGGCTCGGTGAATTCCAGTCGCTGATACCCTGCGACGGCATCGGCATGTCGATCCAAGGGCGCTGGGTGTCGAACGGGCTGACGCCGCCCCACGCTGCCATCGCCGACCTGCTGGCCCTTGCACAGAGCATTGCCGCGGGCAAGACCTGGGCATCCAACCGGCTTTCGATGACGCACCCTGCAGCCCAACAATACGCCACGCAAGCCTCCGGTGTGCTGATCATCCCGATGTCGCAAACGCCAAGGGACTACCTCATGCTGTTTCGCAAGGAGGTCGTGGAAACCTTGGATTGGGCCGGCGACCCGAACAAAACATACGAGACAGGTGCACTCGGCGACCGCTTGACGCCACGCAAGAGCTTCGCGATCTGGAAAGAAACCGTGCATCAGCAGTCGGTGCCCTGGAGCGAACAGGATCGGCAATTTGGCGAGGCAATTCGCAAAGCGATCGTCGAAGTGGTGCTGCACAACACTGAACTGCTCGCCAATGAGCGCTCGAAGGCTGATATCCGCCAGCGCATGCTCAATGAAGAGCTCAACCATAGGGTCAAGAACATTCTGTCACTGATCGGTGCGCTGGTCGCTCACCCCGTGTCCGAGCAGCAGAGCATCAAGGACTATGTGGCAAACCTCAAAGGCCGCATCCACGCGCTTTCCCTGGCCCACGACCAGGTCGTGCGCGGTGATGGTGGTGGGCGCCTGGCAACCTTGCTCGACGCTGAACTGTCGCCTTACCGTACGTCAGCCGGCGCGATTGAGCTTATTGGGCCCAACGTGATTCTCGACGCGCGGGCGTATTCGGTCATGGCCTTGGTGCTGCACGAGCTCGCCACCAATGCGGCCAAGTACGGGGCACTGTCCAGAGCCGGTGGCAAGCTCAGTGTCACGTGGGAACTCGACGCCGGGCAGGCCTGCGACATCACCTGGCGTGAGTACCATGGGCCAACGGTTCTTGCGCCCAGGCGCACAGGCTTTGGCACAGTGCTGATCGACCGCAGCATCCCATTCGACCTGGGTGGCACCAGCAGAGTCGAATACCTGCCTGAAGGACTGCAGGGCTTTTTCAAGATCCCGTCCCGGCACCTTTCATTGAGCACAGACCCCGAGAGCCCCTGCCCTGTCACGCAGTTAGCGCAAGAGAGCAACGTGCTGGCCGCGTACAACGATGCCTGTGTCCTCATTCTGGAGGACCAGTTGGTGATTGCCGTGGGCTTGGAGCAGATACTCAACGACGCCCAGGTCACCGATGTCATCACCGCAGGCTCGGAGAGCGAAGCCATGAAGGTGCTGGCCAGCCGAACACCCGATGTAGCGATACTGGACATCAATCTGGGCACGGGGACTTCGGTCAATGTTGCAGATGAACTGGCGCGAAGAGGTGTGCCGTTCGTGTTCGCCACCGGCTATGGCGACGGCGCCAGCATTGCCCAGCACCTGCAACACGTGAAAGTGATCCGCAAGCCCTACGATGCCAATACCATTCTGGCCAGCCTGCAAGAACTGCTTGCTCCATGA
- a CDS encoding dTMP kinase, protein MPRPLFIALDGPKGTGKTTLLEAVTQALRAANHKVVRLCEKKSDPFRGPTMTLVNQLARNPSQALELQVCERLAESRAWITRNVLPKQPGDSIILIDRWYPSDAAFRRSVPFSQILRMNRERNVQVPDLHVGVVTSPDTSWARAAARNRGLGSTVMYRLQEQVACTEAFERAVADQGWMLCRNEGTIAEATRQVVTAIEHVIEASLGRYP, encoded by the coding sequence ATGCCCCGTCCTTTATTCATTGCGCTGGATGGCCCCAAGGGCACCGGCAAAACTACGTTGCTGGAGGCGGTCACCCAGGCATTGAGGGCCGCCAACCACAAGGTGGTCAGGCTGTGCGAAAAGAAAAGCGACCCCTTCAGGGGGCCGACCATGACGTTGGTGAATCAGTTGGCCAGAAACCCCAGCCAGGCCCTGGAGTTGCAGGTATGCGAGCGCCTGGCCGAGAGTCGCGCGTGGATTACCAGGAATGTGCTGCCCAAGCAGCCTGGCGACAGCATCATTCTCATCGACCGTTGGTACCCCTCCGATGCCGCTTTTCGCCGGTCGGTACCCTTTTCGCAAATACTGCGAATGAACCGCGAACGCAATGTGCAAGTGCCGGACTTGCACGTTGGCGTGGTCACTTCGCCCGATACCTCGTGGGCGAGGGCTGCGGCACGCAACCGCGGGTTGGGCAGTACAGTGATGTACAGGCTGCAAGAGCAGGTCGCCTGTACCGAAGCCTTCGAGCGGGCGGTTGCGGATCAGGGCTGGATGCTATGCCGCAACGAGGGCACCATCGCCGAGGCCACGCGCCAAGTGGTCACAGCGATCGAGCATGTCATCGAGGCATCCCTCGGTCGTTATCCCTGA
- a CDS encoding zinc-binding alcohol dehydrogenase family protein: MKAIVYTQPGLPIEDPQSLYDAELSVPKPGAHDLLVEIKAIAVNPVDTKIRASRGADQPQVLGWDAVGVVREIGAEVTLFQPGDEVFYAGAIDRPGTYSEYHLVDERIVGRKPRTLDNASAAALPLTSITAWELLFDRLGIEADGGQGKRLLVIGAGGGVGSILIQLASKLTQLTVIASASRPQTQQWVKALGAHHVVDHSQALQPQLAALELDPVDYVISLTHTDTYLAQLVEVLRPQGKLALIDDPAQLDVVPLKRKSLSLHWELMFTRSLYQTQDMVNQHHLLQRVSQLVDEGVLKTTMGEHFGTINAANLKRAHALIESGKAKGKIVLEGF, translated from the coding sequence ATGAAGGCCATCGTCTACACCCAGCCCGGTTTACCCATTGAAGACCCACAGTCGCTGTACGACGCCGAGTTATCCGTACCCAAGCCTGGAGCCCACGATCTGCTGGTGGAAATCAAGGCGATTGCCGTCAACCCGGTAGATACCAAAATCCGTGCAAGCCGGGGCGCAGACCAACCCCAAGTGCTTGGCTGGGACGCGGTTGGGGTGGTACGCGAAATAGGCGCCGAAGTGACATTGTTTCAGCCGGGCGATGAAGTGTTCTATGCCGGTGCCATCGACCGGCCTGGCACGTACAGTGAGTATCACCTGGTAGACGAACGCATTGTGGGCCGTAAGCCCCGTACCCTGGATAACGCTAGCGCCGCCGCCCTGCCCCTGACCTCCATCACAGCCTGGGAACTGTTGTTCGACCGTTTAGGCATTGAAGCTGACGGCGGCCAGGGCAAACGTCTTCTGGTCATTGGTGCTGGTGGGGGTGTTGGCTCGATCTTGATTCAACTTGCCAGCAAGCTTACGCAACTGACAGTCATCGCCAGCGCCTCCCGGCCGCAGACGCAACAATGGGTCAAGGCGCTGGGCGCGCATCACGTGGTCGATCATTCGCAAGCGCTGCAACCGCAGTTAGCAGCGCTGGAACTCGATCCAGTTGATTATGTGATCAGCCTGACGCACACCGACACCTACCTGGCTCAATTGGTCGAGGTGCTCCGGCCTCAGGGCAAGCTCGCATTGATCGACGACCCCGCACAGCTCGATGTGGTGCCGCTCAAGCGCAAATCGCTGTCCTTGCACTGGGAGCTGATGTTCACGCGCTCGCTCTACCAGACCCAAGACATGGTCAACCAGCACCATCTGCTGCAGCGCGTTTCGCAACTGGTCGATGAAGGGGTACTCAAGACCACCATGGGCGAACACTTCGGTACCATCAACGCCGCTAATCTCAAGCGGGCTCATGCGCTCATCGAGAGCGGCAAGGCCAAAGGTAAAATCGTTCTTGAGGGATTTTGA
- a CDS encoding thiol-disulfide oxidoreductase DCC family protein: MFYKWPLTLYYDGACPLCAREIAFLRKRSTEARLCLVDIRSPDFDPTPLGLTVAQLTSCLHARFASGQWVTGLDATLWAWRAANAAVWVAPLAWRPLRPLLEVCYRLFCRLRPSLHWLPHPDGASRCSSGASKCDTR; encoded by the coding sequence ATGTTTTATAAGTGGCCCTTGACACTGTATTACGATGGCGCCTGCCCTTTGTGCGCAAGGGAGATTGCCTTTCTACGCAAACGGTCCACTGAGGCGAGGCTGTGCTTGGTGGACATCCGCAGCCCCGATTTCGACCCAACGCCTCTGGGTTTGACGGTGGCGCAATTAACCTCGTGCTTGCATGCAAGGTTCGCCAGCGGGCAGTGGGTCACGGGCCTGGATGCCACGCTCTGGGCATGGCGCGCAGCAAACGCAGCCGTATGGGTCGCGCCATTGGCATGGCGACCATTACGTCCCTTGCTCGAAGTTTGTTACCGGTTGTTCTGCCGTTTGCGTCCGAGCTTGCACTGGCTACCGCACCCCGACGGTGCAAGCCGATGCAGCAGCGGAGCTTCCAAGTGTGACACTCGTTAG
- a CDS encoding DUF3429 domain-containing protein produces the protein MNELSSPLPSGQFTVLGYGGLLPFIALTVLIISKASFQALAAVAIVSYGAVILSFIGALHWGFAMLLPGLEAKERQKRLLWSVIPALLGWACTLMPAALACFALACGFVAHLWQDRSLPQNLPAWYRPMRLRLTAVAALCLSLSALALTYS, from the coding sequence ATGAACGAACTTTCTTCACCCCTGCCGTCAGGTCAATTTACCGTGCTGGGCTACGGTGGGCTGCTACCGTTCATTGCTTTGACGGTACTGATCATAAGCAAGGCTTCATTCCAGGCCTTGGCAGCAGTAGCAATCGTGAGCTATGGCGCTGTGATACTAAGCTTCATCGGCGCCCTTCACTGGGGGTTTGCCATGCTGCTCCCAGGCCTGGAGGCCAAGGAGCGTCAAAAGCGGTTGCTGTGGAGTGTAATCCCGGCATTGCTCGGTTGGGCTTGCACACTGATGCCTGCGGCGCTGGCTTGTTTTGCTCTGGCCTGCGGGTTCGTGGCTCATCTTTGGCAAGATCGCAGCCTGCCGCAGAATCTACCCGCCTGGTACCGGCCAATGCGCCTGCGTTTGACGGCGGTGGCAGCCCTGTGTCTGTCACTGTCCGCGCTTGCACTCACGTACTCCTGA
- a CDS encoding DMT family transporter — MVVVMLLVVVLGGAVLCAQSAVNGRLGADVGVLESAWLTFVMGTMVSFLLAFFLEPPHAWNLFTVARWQVTGAFFGVIYMLAIVFAIPRVGTAVATVSVISGQLLMSLLIDHFGWFGNPVIPLGTHRLAALVLLAIALVLIYRSNAVRETDRQMQASLAE, encoded by the coding sequence ATGGTTGTTGTGATGCTGTTGGTTGTTGTACTCGGTGGTGCCGTGCTCTGCGCGCAATCGGCTGTCAATGGTCGCCTTGGCGCAGATGTCGGGGTGCTGGAAAGTGCCTGGTTGACCTTTGTCATGGGCACCATGGTTAGTTTCTTGCTGGCATTCTTTCTGGAACCGCCACACGCCTGGAATTTGTTCACCGTTGCGCGTTGGCAGGTCACTGGCGCGTTTTTCGGAGTGATCTACATGCTGGCTATCGTCTTTGCTATCCCACGTGTGGGTACTGCGGTGGCAACGGTATCGGTCATCAGTGGCCAACTGCTGATGAGTTTGCTGATCGATCACTTTGGTTGGTTTGGCAATCCGGTCATTCCACTTGGGACCCACCGGCTTGCGGCCTTGGTGCTGCTTGCCATCGCTCTGGTGCTTATCTATCGCAGTAATGCCGTTCGCGAGACCGATCGACAGATGCAGGCATCACTCGCAGAGTGA
- a CDS encoding DMT family transporter, giving the protein MRFWIIPLVVLAGMGLSVEAGLLGPLGSQVGHLWATLGIFAIGSLLLTFGLIFGRPRLSTLFAQPRWMLSGGVLGPIYVGALTIATPHIGVGLTMVGILFGQLGSSLIIDHWGLLGSAKRHVDRYRVGALVAILAALWLIH; this is encoded by the coding sequence ATGCGCTTTTGGATCATTCCGTTAGTTGTTCTGGCAGGCATGGGGCTCTCAGTCGAGGCCGGCCTGCTGGGCCCATTAGGTTCGCAGGTCGGTCACCTTTGGGCCACGTTGGGGATCTTTGCGATTGGCTCACTACTGCTGACTTTCGGGCTGATTTTTGGCCGCCCGCGCTTGAGCACATTGTTCGCACAGCCGCGCTGGATGCTCAGTGGCGGCGTACTAGGGCCGATATACGTCGGCGCATTGACCATCGCCACCCCTCACATTGGTGTTGGGTTGACCATGGTGGGGATTCTGTTCGGTCAACTTGGCTCGAGCCTGATCATCGACCATTGGGGTTTGCTCGGTAGCGCCAAGCGCCATGTCGACCGATATCGGGTAGGCGCCTTGGTCGCCATCCTTGCCGCGCTGTGGCTCATTCACTGA